A single region of the Micropterus dolomieu isolate WLL.071019.BEF.003 ecotype Adirondacks linkage group LG02, ASM2129224v1, whole genome shotgun sequence genome encodes:
- the LOC123963027 gene encoding nitric oxide synthase-interacting protein, with amino-acid sequence MTRHGKNCTAGAVYTYHEKKKDTAASGYGTQSIRLGKDAIKDFDCCCLSLQPCRDPVVTPDGYLYEKQAILEYILHQKTEIAKRMKAYEKQKQAQKSNSQLESKSEERERVERFKTRENSIVSKPINPFTSAQSKGSEKASTDSSSAESSSAGSVASSSQSLPSFWIPSLTPEAKPTQLKKPSKAVLCPMSGRPIKMNELITVRFTPLDSSLDRVALLTRQDRYVCAVTRDSWATVSPALF; translated from the exons ATGACTCGCCATGGAAAGAATTGCACAGCCGGGGCTGTCTACACATACCACgagaagaagaaagacacaG CGGCGTCTGGTTACGGGACACAGAGCATTCGACTGGGCAAAGATGCAATCAAAGATTTTGACTGCTGCTGCCTGTCCCTGCAGCCCTGCCGGGATCCTGTGGTGAC TCCAGATGGATACTTGTATGAAAAACAGGCCATTCTTGAATACATCCTCCACCAGAAGACAGAAATTGCGAAAAGAATGAAG GCGTATGAGAAGCAGAAGCAAGCGCAGAAGAGCAACAGCCAGCTTGAGTCCAAgtcagaggaaagagagagggtcGAGCGGTTTAAAACCAGGGAGAACAGCATTGTGTCCAAACCCATCAACCCATTCACATCTG CGCAGAGCAAAGGAAGCGAGAAGGCCAGTACAGACAGCAGCTCAGCAGAGTCCTCCAGCGCTGGTTCAGTTGCCAGTTCCAGCCAGAGCCTGCCCAGTTTCTGGATTCCTTCTCTGACACCAGAGGCCAAGCCTACCCAGCTCAAGAAACCA AGCAAGGCTGTGTTGTGTCCCATGTCAGGACGACCCATTAAAATGAATGAGCTTATCACAGTGCGCTTCACCCCGCTGGACTCGAGTCTGGACCGAGTGGCCCTGCTTACCCGCCAG GACAGGTATGTGTGCGCCGTAACCAGAGACTCCTGGGCAACAGTGTCCCCTGCGCTGTTCTGA